In the genome of Thermosphaera aggregans DSM 11486, one region contains:
- a CDS encoding HD domain-containing protein: MRIIEELVKTLLGCDFDHGYPHVKRVLKWAERIVLEENLNVDQELLKTAILLHDVGRIIGEPHAYYSSLVAEELLKELNLEPSFIGKVINAIQYHSFSYSREHAVKPGSVEALVLSDADKLDALGVVGFIRVFLYSCRHKRTFEETLKHFDEKIFRLNNEMAFQYSRLKASQLAEETRSLLNKLLEES, translated from the coding sequence TTGAGGATTATCGAGGAATTGGTTAAAACTCTTCTAGGATGCGACTTCGATCACGGGTACCCTCATGTTAAAAGAGTTTTGAAATGGGCTGAGAGAATAGTATTGGAGGAAAACCTTAACGTTGATCAAGAGTTACTGAAGACGGCGATTCTGCTACACGATGTGGGGAGAATCATAGGGGAACCTCATGCTTACTACTCTTCTCTGGTTGCCGAAGAATTGTTGAAAGAGTTGAACTTAGAACCCTCTTTTATTGGTAAAGTCATCAATGCAATACAATACCACAGCTTCTCCTATAGTCGCGAGCATGCGGTTAAACCAGGATCCGTAGAGGCATTGGTGTTGAGCGATGCGGACAAGCTGGACGCCCTCGGGGTGGTCGGCTTTATCAGAGTATTCCTTTACAGCTGTAGGCATAAACGAACCTTCGAGGAGACACTTAAACATTTCGATGAGAAAATATTCAGGTTGAACAATGAGATGGCGTTCCAGTACTCTCGTTTAAAGGCATCTCAACTGGCTGAGGAGACGAGGAGTCTTTTAAACAAATTACTTGAAGAATCATGA
- a CDS encoding radical SAM protein, producing MGLEWFIKLVHARPDAVIVWDDPEVRERLSWYYSVMRNSKPAKFLIAKRTPVDENPYGEGLTIEELWRIHDKAVVEFKKILNEVRKGSISIESIAKPVYSLLDVKIAIAYKLYSPCRLCERKCGALRASGKPGVCFVDRECIVHTYFHHMGEEAPLVPSGTIFYGGCNFKCAFCQNYDISQVSPRSGERVTPERLARIQESLRKTGARNINHVGGEPTPHLPFILESLKYLETNTPQLWNSNMYMSLESMKLLVDVIDIWLPDFKYGSNECAWRLSRVRNYWEVVTRNHKLAYENGDMIIRHLVLPNHVECCTRRVLEWIAGNSPKALVNIMEQYRPEHLVSKYPEKYPDINRRPSRDEMRRAYEMAEGLGIVFKPVS from the coding sequence ATGGGTTTAGAATGGTTTATTAAACTCGTCCATGCAAGACCGGACGCCGTGATCGTGTGGGACGATCCCGAGGTTAGGGAGAGGCTTTCATGGTATTACAGTGTGATGAGGAATTCGAAGCCAGCGAAATTCCTTATTGCGAAGAGAACCCCTGTTGATGAAAACCCTTATGGAGAAGGCTTAACTATTGAAGAATTGTGGAGGATTCACGATAAGGCGGTTGTAGAGTTTAAGAAGATTTTGAATGAAGTGAGGAAAGGTAGCATCAGCATCGAGAGTATTGCCAAGCCTGTGTACAGTTTATTGGATGTTAAAATCGCTATAGCTTACAAGCTGTATTCTCCCTGCAGGCTTTGCGAGAGGAAATGTGGGGCCCTGAGGGCTTCAGGAAAGCCCGGAGTATGTTTCGTAGACAGGGAATGCATAGTTCACACGTATTTCCACCATATGGGCGAGGAGGCGCCTTTAGTCCCCAGCGGGACCATATTCTACGGCGGGTGCAACTTCAAATGCGCGTTCTGCCAGAACTATGATATAAGCCAGGTCTCGCCTAGGAGTGGTGAACGAGTTACTCCTGAAAGGCTTGCAAGAATACAGGAATCGCTCAGGAAAACCGGTGCACGTAATATTAATCATGTAGGTGGTGAGCCAACCCCCCACTTGCCTTTCATCTTGGAGAGCCTTAAATACCTTGAAACCAACACGCCTCAATTATGGAACAGTAATATGTACATGAGTCTTGAATCAATGAAGCTTTTAGTGGACGTGATAGACATATGGTTGCCGGATTTCAAATATGGTTCAAACGAGTGTGCTTGGAGGCTCAGCCGAGTGAGAAATTACTGGGAGGTCGTTACGAGAAACCATAAACTTGCATATGAGAATGGCGACATGATAATCAGGCATCTAGTTTTGCCAAATCACGTTGAGTGTTGCACTAGGAGGGTTTTAGAATGGATTGCTGGGAACAGTCCCAAGGCGCTCGTCAACATTATGGAGCAGTATAGGCCGGAGCACTTAGTGTCCAAGTACCCTGAAAAGTATCCTGACATAAACAGGAGGCCTAGCAGGGATGAGATGAGACGGGCTTACGAGATGGCTGAAGGTCTAGGGATAGTATTTAAGCCTGTTTCCTAG
- a CDS encoding valine--tRNA ligase — translation MEEYVPKLKETRWSVEREKEVLAKWEEERIGVFEFSPEDVREIIAIDTPPPYASGKWHVGGAAHYAQIDMIARYFRMKGYNVLVPFYADRNGLPVEVQAEKKLGVNPHELAKTPEGRERFLEACKSFLDEAEKNIVNVWRRLGCSFQYWVNGTDSPEYRALTQATFIELYKKGLIYEAERPVNWCPRCKTTLADAELEHEEEEGELYYIKFMVKETGEDLIVATTRPEMLRSCKALVYNPSDERYVKYKGMHAVNPLYGHEMPILEYDEVDPEFGTGLVMVCSYGDQVDVKMFRDLDLDPVIIIEKDGRMNSEAGVLAGLKVDEARRKAVELLESMGKLLKKERHVHRVPVCWRCKTPVQIIHSREYFLRQLDFKNELLELIELMDFKPLMHKKKLIDWINSVSADWPISRDRYYATEVPVWRCRRCGSVLLPEPGKYYRPWKDPAPWDKCPACGAPRDEIEGERKVFDTWFDSSISVLYVTGYLRNHELFKKAFRNTLRPQGQDIIRTWLYYTILRTYQLTGQPAFKWVRITGMGLDEKGEAMHKSKGNVIDPDPYVEKYGADAFRYWAAASSKLGYDYRFSEQLVKTGLLFATKLWNISRFVSSFPEPEDYELRPIDRATLALFNNVLVRVDKAYSELDVYEPATLIYSFTWDYFASHYIELVKSRAYNRDEKYSRLEQYGAWYTLHYVLRRILRTLSPIMPFVTDAIYRELYGESVHVQKFPEPDEEFVEASTRLAESIVEANSAIWSYKKKRNMRLSEPLKTKVFLPSILEEALKEIVDLHKLETVEFYDDVPPENAVSIGGGVYVSEEGSERE, via the coding sequence ATGGAAGAGTACGTGCCTAAGTTGAAGGAGACCCGGTGGAGCGTTGAGCGTGAGAAAGAGGTTTTGGCTAAGTGGGAGGAGGAGCGAATAGGCGTTTTCGAGTTCTCCCCGGAGGATGTAAGGGAGATTATAGCGATCGACACGCCCCCGCCATACGCTAGCGGTAAGTGGCATGTTGGCGGCGCCGCCCACTATGCTCAAATAGACATGATCGCCAGATACTTCAGGATGAAAGGTTACAACGTCCTGGTACCCTTCTACGCGGACAGGAATGGGCTACCGGTTGAGGTTCAAGCCGAGAAGAAGCTCGGAGTCAACCCTCACGAGTTAGCAAAGACTCCTGAGGGCAGGGAAAGATTTCTAGAGGCTTGTAAAAGCTTTCTAGACGAAGCGGAAAAGAATATCGTTAATGTCTGGAGAAGGCTTGGATGTAGCTTCCAATACTGGGTCAACGGGACGGACAGCCCGGAGTATAGGGCTTTAACCCAGGCTACTTTCATAGAGCTCTACAAGAAGGGCTTGATTTACGAGGCTGAGAGACCCGTAAACTGGTGCCCCAGGTGTAAGACAACCCTCGCTGACGCAGAGCTCGAGCATGAGGAAGAGGAAGGCGAGCTTTACTACATAAAGTTCATGGTGAAGGAGACTGGTGAAGACTTGATTGTAGCCACCACGAGACCTGAGATGCTAAGATCGTGCAAGGCCCTAGTCTACAATCCTAGCGATGAAAGATATGTAAAATACAAGGGCATGCATGCCGTGAACCCATTGTACGGTCATGAAATGCCCATCCTGGAGTACGACGAAGTCGACCCTGAGTTCGGTACAGGCTTAGTAATGGTATGTAGCTATGGTGACCAAGTAGATGTCAAAATGTTCAGGGATCTAGACCTTGACCCGGTGATCATTATTGAAAAGGATGGGAGGATGAACAGTGAGGCGGGGGTTCTTGCCGGTTTAAAAGTGGATGAGGCGAGACGGAAGGCCGTAGAGCTTCTCGAGTCTATGGGGAAGCTTCTCAAGAAGGAGAGGCACGTTCACAGAGTCCCAGTGTGCTGGAGATGTAAGACACCTGTTCAAATAATACATTCACGCGAGTATTTTCTAAGGCAGCTAGATTTTAAGAACGAGCTCCTCGAGCTAATTGAGCTAATGGACTTCAAGCCTTTAATGCATAAAAAGAAGCTTATTGACTGGATAAACAGTGTTTCAGCCGACTGGCCCATAAGCAGGGATAGGTATTACGCTACCGAGGTCCCTGTCTGGAGGTGTAGGAGATGTGGGTCGGTATTGCTACCGGAGCCGGGGAAGTATTACCGCCCCTGGAAGGATCCTGCTCCATGGGATAAATGCCCTGCTTGCGGTGCGCCGAGAGATGAAATTGAAGGGGAGAGAAAGGTTTTCGATACCTGGTTTGACAGTAGTATATCAGTTCTCTATGTAACAGGGTATTTGAGAAACCATGAATTGTTTAAGAAGGCTTTCCGAAACACCCTTAGACCCCAGGGCCAGGATATCATAAGGACGTGGCTCTACTACACCATCCTTAGGACATACCAGTTAACAGGTCAACCAGCCTTTAAATGGGTTAGGATAACGGGCATGGGCCTCGATGAGAAGGGCGAGGCAATGCATAAGTCGAAGGGAAACGTCATAGACCCCGATCCTTACGTGGAGAAGTATGGCGCCGACGCTTTCAGGTACTGGGCGGCGGCCAGTAGCAAGCTCGGGTATGATTATAGGTTTAGCGAACAACTGGTTAAGACTGGGTTATTGTTCGCAACCAAGCTTTGGAATATTTCAAGGTTCGTGTCAAGCTTCCCGGAGCCTGAGGATTACGAGCTCAGACCTATTGACAGAGCAACCCTCGCATTATTCAACAATGTTCTAGTCCGGGTTGACAAGGCTTACAGCGAGCTCGATGTTTACGAGCCAGCAACCCTAATATATAGTTTCACGTGGGATTACTTCGCTTCACACTATATTGAGCTAGTTAAATCGAGAGCTTACAACAGGGATGAGAAGTACAGTAGGCTTGAACAGTACGGTGCATGGTACACTCTTCACTATGTTTTAAGAAGGATCTTGAGGACGCTATCCCCAATAATGCCCTTCGTCACAGATGCAATATACCGTGAGCTCTACGGTGAAAGTGTTCACGTTCAGAAGTTCCCAGAGCCTGATGAAGAGTTTGTTGAAGCATCGACGAGGCTGGCCGAATCAATAGTGGAGGCTAACTCGGCCATCTGGAGTTATAAGAAGAAGAGAAACATGAGGCTTAGCGAGCCCTTGAAGACCAAGGTGTTCTTGCCATCCATCTTGGAGGAGGCGTTGAAAGAGATTGTTGACTTACACAAGCTTGAGACGGTTGAGTTTTACGATGATGTACCCCCTGAGAACGCGGTCAGTATTGGCGGAGGAGTCTACGTTTCAGAAGAAGGCTCTGAACGAGAGTAA
- a CDS encoding PHP domain-containing protein produces MMFKADLHIHSYYSDGRASPREIIAYAVANGLSVISITDHNTFQGSIAAMKIASSFKNIMVIPGVEVRTDEGDILVYCYEEFDFPRRLETLLDKARDNNCLIVPAHPFDIMRLGIGDRVFDFKGWSAIEVWNAGATTGANRRAVEAARLLGVPGIANSDAHIVEHIGTAYTLIEAEGLTLPEVFEAVLKGRVKPIQGRYPFRTMVKRIKWSVEYRIKKLYSRSEPSSET; encoded by the coding sequence ATGATGTTTAAAGCAGACCTGCACATCCACTCATACTATAGTGATGGAAGAGCTAGCCCCAGGGAGATTATTGCTTACGCTGTCGCAAATGGCTTATCAGTAATATCGATCACAGACCATAATACTTTTCAAGGAAGCATTGCGGCTATGAAAATAGCATCGTCTTTCAAAAACATTATGGTGATACCCGGGGTTGAGGTTCGAACTGATGAGGGAGACATCCTTGTCTACTGCTACGAAGAGTTTGACTTCCCCAGAAGGCTTGAAACACTATTGGATAAAGCCCGGGATAACAACTGCCTGATTGTTCCAGCCCATCCTTTTGACATAATGAGGCTCGGAATAGGCGACAGGGTCTTCGATTTTAAAGGCTGGAGCGCTATCGAAGTGTGGAATGCTGGCGCCACAACCGGTGCGAATAGGAGGGCTGTTGAGGCTGCGAGACTTCTCGGCGTACCGGGCATTGCTAATAGTGATGCACATATCGTTGAGCATATAGGGACAGCTTACACGCTTATCGAAGCAGAGGGTTTAACGCTTCCAGAGGTTTTCGAAGCTGTTTTGAAAGGGAGGGTGAAGCCTATCCAGGGTAGATATCCCTTTCGAACAATGGTGAAGAGGATAAAATGGAGTGTTGAGTACAGAATTAAGAAGCTTTACTCTCGTTCAGAGCCTTCTTCTGAAACGTAG
- a CDS encoding metallophosphoesterase family protein, producing MWALIIAAVGDIHSPRFLPLFLKALSEVSVKPDLFILLGDIVEKNNIEALTPVYKAVKERFEGVPLLGVFGNEEFRGFEKEYLVKYPGITWLNDELRVVGLDGLEVCVVGTRGALDKPTPWQERNIPGIRDYYMSLPERINGLLKECRRVKAHLTILASHYGVTYSNLRGEKPSVYPYLASEKMSEVIKPELVDLVLHAHAHNAVLEYTMVNNVPVYNASLPGRGRILVIDVKHRRSVLHWLSKPR from the coding sequence GTGTGGGCTTTGATTATAGCCGCGGTTGGCGATATTCACTCGCCAAGATTTCTCCCCCTGTTTCTCAAAGCATTATCAGAGGTCTCCGTTAAACCCGACTTGTTTATCCTACTGGGAGATATTGTCGAAAAGAACAATATTGAAGCCTTAACACCAGTATATAAGGCTGTTAAAGAAAGGTTTGAAGGCGTTCCACTGCTAGGTGTTTTCGGTAATGAAGAGTTCAGGGGTTTCGAGAAAGAATACCTCGTAAAGTACCCTGGGATTACCTGGCTTAACGATGAGTTAAGAGTGGTGGGTTTAGATGGGCTTGAAGTGTGCGTTGTGGGCACTAGAGGAGCACTGGATAAGCCCACACCGTGGCAGGAGAGGAATATTCCTGGGATTCGAGACTATTACATGAGCCTTCCCGAGAGGATTAACGGCTTGTTGAAAGAATGCAGAAGAGTTAAAGCCCATTTAACAATCCTTGCCTCACACTACGGGGTTACATACAGTAATCTAAGAGGTGAGAAACCGAGCGTCTACCCCTACCTGGCCTCGGAGAAAATGAGCGAGGTGATTAAGCCCGAGCTTGTAGACTTAGTTCTCCACGCTCACGCTCATAACGCCGTATTGGAGTACACAATGGTGAACAATGTCCCAGTTTATAACGCATCCCTCCCGGGGAGGGGTAGGATCCTGGTTATTGATGTTAAGCACAGGAGGAGTGTCTTACACTGGCTTAGTAAGCCTAGGTGA
- a CDS encoding ATP-grasp domain-containing protein, which translates to MRIGIIDYRREPPRSVNDLFEAARKRGVEAVYLKLPLIDALIDDGKVFIKQRDEPVNIDGAVLRGIGLVMSLDVFEKRLGVLEALASMIPVINNPFNALIAKDKWRSLVRLALHGLPVPDTMITENPFSAMKYAQSKRKIVYKPLTGSLGLGSALIEDPDLAFQTARSLMNIGVPSYLQKYLEKPGYDYRVFVVGGRVIGAMRRVSRNSWKTNIAQGAQGVPVKEEEAPEIFATAVKASTILGLDYAGVDIAEDVSTGKYYILEVNAFPYWEGLRASTGVNPPDHIIEHLVEKIKK; encoded by the coding sequence TTGAGGATCGGTATAATTGATTATAGGCGGGAGCCTCCGAGAAGCGTTAACGATCTTTTCGAGGCAGCGAGGAAGAGAGGGGTTGAAGCAGTATACCTTAAGTTGCCATTGATCGACGCGTTGATCGATGACGGAAAAGTATTTATCAAGCAGAGGGATGAGCCCGTTAACATTGATGGTGCAGTGCTACGTGGAATAGGGTTGGTTATGAGCCTGGATGTTTTTGAGAAGAGGCTGGGTGTTCTCGAAGCACTTGCGAGCATGATACCGGTTATTAATAATCCGTTTAACGCTTTAATTGCAAAGGATAAGTGGAGAAGCCTTGTAAGGCTTGCGCTACACGGCCTCCCGGTCCCTGACACGATGATCACTGAAAACCCGTTCTCCGCAATGAAGTATGCCCAATCAAAAAGGAAGATTGTTTACAAGCCGCTAACGGGTAGCCTAGGGCTCGGCAGTGCTCTAATAGAAGACCCTGATCTAGCATTCCAAACCGCCAGAAGCTTGATGAACATTGGTGTCCCAAGCTACCTCCAGAAGTACTTAGAGAAGCCCGGCTATGATTACAGAGTATTTGTAGTAGGTGGCAGGGTAATAGGGGCCATGAGAAGGGTGAGCAGGAATAGTTGGAAAACAAACATAGCCCAAGGCGCACAGGGTGTCCCGGTAAAAGAGGAGGAGGCCCCCGAAATATTTGCCACGGCTGTTAAGGCTTCGACGATTCTTGGACTAGATTATGCGGGAGTAGACATAGCAGAGGATGTTTCGACCGGGAAATACTACATTCTAGAAGTCAACGCCTTCCCCTACTGGGAGGGACTTAGGGCCTCAACCGGTGTAAACCCGCCCGACCATATCATTGAACACTTGGTTGAGAAGATCAAGAAGTAG
- a CDS encoding S-methyl-5'-thioadenosine phosphorylase — MLVETKEKALIGVIGGSGIYDLPGLEKVREVKIYTPYGAPSDNIIIGELKGKTIAFLPRHGRGHKIPPHRINYRANIWALKALGVKWVIAFSAVGSLREDYKPGDFVLPDQFIDMTKGVRGFTFFEGGIVGHVSCADPFCEHLRQVILEAASQVPEIKIHPKGTYVCIEGPRFSTRAESRVWKEVFKADIIGMTLVPEVNLACEAEMCYATVSMVTDYDVWAEKPVTAEEVVKTMGENTVKAKKLLPKIIERLPEKPDEKLCSCCRSLETALV; from the coding sequence ATGCTCGTGGAGACCAAGGAGAAGGCCTTGATCGGCGTGATAGGCGGTAGCGGGATATATGATCTCCCGGGCCTCGAGAAGGTGAGGGAGGTTAAGATCTACACTCCCTATGGAGCCCCAAGCGACAACATCATCATAGGGGAATTGAAAGGCAAGACCATAGCATTCCTCCCCAGACATGGCAGAGGTCATAAAATACCCCCTCACAGAATAAACTACAGGGCTAATATCTGGGCGTTGAAAGCCCTTGGCGTTAAATGGGTGATAGCCTTCTCCGCGGTTGGGAGCCTCAGGGAGGATTATAAGCCAGGAGACTTCGTCCTCCCGGATCAGTTCATAGATATGACGAAGGGGGTTAGGGGCTTCACATTCTTCGAAGGCGGTATCGTAGGACACGTGAGCTGCGCGGACCCGTTCTGCGAACACCTAAGACAGGTGATCCTTGAAGCCGCTTCACAAGTTCCCGAGATCAAGATCCACCCCAAGGGGACATATGTCTGCATAGAGGGGCCGAGGTTTAGCACGAGGGCGGAGAGCAGGGTTTGGAAGGAGGTGTTTAAAGCGGATATCATAGGAATGACTCTTGTCCCCGAAGTAAATCTTGCATGCGAGGCTGAGATGTGCTACGCTACCGTGTCAATGGTGACCGATTACGATGTATGGGCCGAGAAGCCTGTGACAGCCGAGGAAGTGGTTAAAACTATGGGCGAGAATACTGTTAAAGCTAAAAAACTGCTTCCAAAAATCATAGAAAGGCTTCCCGAGAAGCCGGATGAGAAGCTATGCAGCTGTTGCAGAAGCTTAGAGACCGCTCTAGTATAG
- a CDS encoding phosphoribosyltransferase, giving the protein MPKVRTQLVSWSEIVDWTRNLSRIIKESGFKPDLVVAVARGGFVPARLLCDFMGIDNLASIQSQHWTEAAKAEEKAIIKFPMIIDAENLNVLIVDDIVDTGDTLKLARDFITEKWRPRSVRTAALQWISPVAKFKPDYYYIEVKEWVWFQYPWTRLEDTYQFIKRMVSETFKESGKVEWSFNEIVEGFKEWYGIDVGEEYYRDALNVLIEKKVLEYDSSKGIYRLRV; this is encoded by the coding sequence ATGCCTAAGGTTAGAACCCAGCTTGTCTCTTGGAGCGAGATTGTTGATTGGACAAGAAATCTTTCAAGAATAATTAAGGAGAGCGGTTTCAAACCCGATCTCGTAGTTGCTGTTGCAAGAGGGGGCTTCGTCCCGGCAAGGCTTCTGTGCGACTTTATGGGTATTGACAATCTTGCAAGCATTCAAAGCCAGCACTGGACGGAGGCTGCTAAGGCGGAGGAAAAGGCTATTATAAAATTCCCAATGATCATAGATGCTGAAAACTTGAACGTTCTCATCGTAGACGATATTGTGGATACCGGAGATACACTTAAGCTTGCAAGGGATTTTATTACTGAGAAATGGAGACCGCGTAGCGTTAGAACCGCCGCACTCCAGTGGATAAGCCCGGTAGCCAAGTTCAAGCCCGACTACTACTACATTGAAGTAAAAGAGTGGGTTTGGTTCCAGTACCCGTGGACGAGGTTAGAGGATACCTACCAGTTCATTAAGAGGATGGTTTCAGAAACTTTCAAGGAATCCGGGAAGGTCGAGTGGAGCTTTAACGAAATAGTAGAGGGTTTCAAAGAATGGTATGGTATCGACGTGGGTGAGGAATACTATAGGGATGCTTTAAACGTGCTCATTGAAAAGAAGGTCCTGGAGTACGATAGTTCAAAAGGCATCTACAGGCTGAGGGTGTAG
- a CDS encoding flavin reductase family protein, with product MYVEISANDYHVLHPRPVYLIVSRSREGRLNVMPASWVSPVYDDPFLIAISVWSGSLTHDYISETGELTVNILSEKHAELAYKLGTESGRDVDKFKKYGLKPYPSKTILTPGLEGVLGFIECVVKDKLPVGESTLFICESKAIHVAKDFYEKYGWNLSKTSLLLHGAGKSFTVTGRLIRVPK from the coding sequence ATGTATGTTGAGATATCGGCTAACGACTATCACGTTCTCCACCCTAGACCAGTGTACTTAATAGTTTCCAGGAGCCGTGAGGGGAGGCTTAACGTTATGCCTGCTTCATGGGTTTCACCAGTGTATGATGATCCATTCCTCATAGCCATATCCGTATGGAGTGGTAGTCTCACACACGACTACATATCGGAAACGGGTGAGTTGACTGTCAACATCTTGAGCGAGAAACACGCTGAACTCGCATACAAGCTGGGAACGGAGTCTGGGAGAGATGTTGACAAGTTTAAAAAATACGGGCTGAAGCCCTATCCTTCGAAAACAATCTTGACCCCTGGGCTCGAAGGAGTTCTAGGATTTATTGAGTGCGTAGTAAAGGATAAACTGCCTGTTGGAGAGTCCACACTGTTTATATGCGAGTCAAAGGCTATTCACGTCGCCAAGGACTTTTACGAGAAATACGGTTGGAACTTATCTAAAACAAGCCTACTGCTTCACGGAGCTGGAAAGAGCTTCACAGTCACGGGAAGGTTGATTCGAGTGCCCAAATAG
- the sucC gene encoding ADP-forming succinate--CoA ligase subunit beta, with translation MKLYEYESKDIARKYGVQTPRGVLASSPEEALRAAEEFGAVVLKSQVLVGGRGLAGGILKAESPAEAYMKAKELLGKMIKGERVEKLLVEEKICVAREYYVSITVDRATKQITYLVSSMGGVEIEELARKHPEKIKRMSVDPSIGYLGYMGREAAVFMELPWSLSNQVDHVLSAMYRIMIDYDAELVEFNPLALTCDNKLIALDAKIIVDDNSLFKHPELQALYGRGLTPYERKAKELGFNYVELDGDIGVISNGAGLTMATMDAILYYGGRPANFLDIGGGAGRERVKEAVKLLLTHPKVKALLVNIFGGITRCDEVAHGVLEALAEAGVSKPVVVRMLGTNEEEGRRILSEKGITVYSEMDEAVRKIVEYSRGG, from the coding sequence TTGAAGCTCTACGAGTATGAGTCCAAGGATATTGCCAGGAAATACGGGGTTCAAACCCCGCGTGGAGTACTCGCATCCAGTCCTGAGGAGGCTTTGAGAGCGGCTGAAGAGTTCGGTGCCGTCGTGTTGAAATCCCAGGTATTAGTGGGAGGCAGGGGTCTTGCAGGAGGTATTTTAAAGGCTGAAAGTCCCGCGGAGGCTTATATGAAAGCTAAGGAGCTTCTCGGCAAGATGATCAAGGGTGAGAGGGTTGAAAAACTCCTAGTGGAGGAAAAGATTTGCGTAGCCCGGGAGTACTACGTATCGATAACCGTGGACAGGGCTACAAAGCAGATCACTTATCTTGTCTCCTCCATGGGTGGCGTGGAGATTGAGGAGCTTGCGAGGAAACATCCCGAGAAAATCAAAAGGATGAGCGTGGACCCCTCTATCGGATACTTGGGATACATGGGGAGGGAGGCCGCGGTCTTCATGGAGCTTCCATGGAGTCTTAGCAACCAGGTTGACCATGTTTTATCGGCAATGTACAGGATAATGATAGATTATGACGCGGAGCTGGTTGAGTTCAACCCTCTCGCACTCACATGTGATAATAAGCTTATCGCTCTCGACGCTAAAATCATAGTGGATGATAACAGCTTGTTTAAACACCCTGAGTTGCAAGCCCTCTATGGGAGGGGTCTCACGCCTTACGAGAGAAAAGCCAAGGAACTCGGCTTCAACTATGTTGAGCTGGATGGGGATATAGGGGTGATCAGCAATGGCGCGGGCCTCACAATGGCCACAATGGACGCTATTCTCTACTATGGTGGTAGGCCGGCTAACTTCCTCGACATAGGAGGAGGGGCTGGGAGGGAGAGGGTTAAGGAAGCTGTTAAGCTACTACTTACACACCCCAAGGTGAAAGCCCTGCTGGTGAATATTTTCGGAGGCATAACCAGGTGTGACGAGGTTGCTCACGGTGTTTTAGAGGCTTTGGCGGAGGCAGGTGTTTCAAAACCCGTAGTTGTCAGAATGCTTGGAACCAATGAGGAAGAGGGGAGGAGGATTTTATCCGAGAAAGGCATTACCGTCTACTCTGAAATGGATGAGGCGGTGAGAAAAATCGTCGAGTACTCGAGAGGTGGTTGA
- the sucD gene encoding succinate--CoA ligase subunit alpha codes for MGILLSRNTRVIVQGVTGKEGSFHTKLMLEYGTRIVAGTSPGKKGQTVHGVPVYNTVGEIVRDHGEIDASIIFVPAKFAPDAVYEAIDNGVKLVVVITEGIPLHDELKFVNYARRKGVIIVGPNTPGLMTPGEAKLGIMPSHVFVPGGVGIVSRSGTLTYEVARELAKHGLGVSTVIGLGGDPVTGLDFIEVYDMFSNDPSTKAVVLIGEIGGDAEERFSKYYASLRVKKPVVAYIAGRTAPPGKRMGHAGAIISMGIGDYPSKRRALEEAGIPVAETPSQIPLLLGIR; via the coding sequence ATGGGAATTCTGCTCTCAAGAAATACCAGAGTGATTGTTCAAGGAGTAACAGGCAAGGAAGGAAGCTTTCACACAAAGCTTATGCTAGAGTATGGGACGAGAATCGTCGCCGGCACTTCTCCGGGCAAAAAGGGACAAACCGTTCACGGTGTCCCAGTCTACAATACCGTGGGTGAGATAGTGAGGGATCATGGCGAGATTGATGCTTCAATAATATTTGTCCCAGCTAAATTCGCTCCCGATGCTGTCTACGAAGCAATCGACAACGGTGTCAAGCTCGTAGTGGTTATAACGGAGGGGATACCGCTCCATGATGAGCTAAAGTTCGTCAACTATGCGAGAAGGAAAGGAGTGATAATAGTGGGCCCCAACACTCCCGGCTTAATGACTCCGGGGGAGGCGAAGCTGGGTATCATGCCTTCTCACGTGTTTGTTCCGGGGGGTGTCGGCATAGTTTCTAGGAGTGGGACACTCACCTACGAGGTTGCCAGGGAGTTGGCAAAACACGGCTTAGGTGTTTCAACAGTGATCGGCCTCGGAGGAGACCCTGTCACAGGCCTTGACTTCATAGAGGTCTATGATATGTTCAGTAACGACCCATCGACAAAGGCGGTTGTCCTCATAGGTGAGATAGGGGGTGATGCCGAGGAACGATTCTCAAAATATTATGCTAGCCTACGAGTGAAGAAGCCTGTGGTAGCGTATATCGCCGGGAGAACAGCTCCTCCTGGTAAGAGAATGGGCCATGCGGGCGCAATAATCTCGATGGGTATTGGCGACTACCCCTCTAAGAGGAGGGCTCTTGAGGAAGCCGGCATACCTGTTGCTGAGACTCCTTCTCAAATACCCTTGTTGCTGGGAATTAGGTAG